The following proteins are encoded in a genomic region of Burkholderia cepacia:
- a CDS encoding serine hydrolase domain-containing protein → MSVSHAMRGIAAAAIVAGSCGGPALAAGGAPQDMPSVVPESVGVDSAPLVRLSAWLRHDRMDVRSLVVVKDGKIVFERYGDGLTRDHNYELYSVTKTITALLAGVLDGEGKLGPSTKVAPLIAAARPDLASELADKQDIELRHLMSMSSGLHYTTREGTDPLYYEAPDRLKVAVTSRAAQTPGTQFDYIDVNPVLVGTAVSIAAHEREDEFARKRLFEPLGFAHYRWSGADGTGAVAGGWGLRLRAVDMAKIGMLLLDHGQWNGKQVVPAGWVRQMTTPSPAAADYGYYCWISHVVEHGTPEFGAMGFKGQFITVLPAQRAVVVMTSLLPTDGGLRDATYLNLYRRMVSDYILPALTPAQPPVERAETTQALRDELARSRETKGVPGTAAAFNDAPEI, encoded by the coding sequence ATGAGCGTTTCCCACGCAATGCGCGGCATCGCGGCCGCGGCCATCGTCGCCGGTTCGTGCGGCGGCCCGGCGCTGGCCGCAGGCGGCGCGCCGCAAGACATGCCGAGCGTCGTGCCCGAATCGGTCGGCGTCGATTCGGCGCCGCTCGTGCGGCTGTCGGCATGGTTGCGCCACGACCGGATGGACGTGCGCAGCCTCGTCGTCGTGAAGGACGGCAAGATCGTGTTCGAGCGCTACGGCGACGGCCTCACGCGCGACCACAACTACGAGCTGTATTCGGTGACGAAGACGATTACCGCGCTGCTCGCCGGCGTGCTCGACGGCGAGGGCAAGCTCGGCCCGTCGACGAAGGTCGCGCCGCTGATCGCGGCCGCGCGGCCCGATCTCGCGAGTGAGCTCGCGGACAAGCAGGACATCGAGCTGCGGCACCTGATGTCGATGTCGAGCGGATTGCACTACACGACGCGCGAAGGCACCGATCCGCTGTACTACGAAGCGCCCGACCGGCTGAAAGTTGCCGTGACAAGCCGTGCGGCGCAGACGCCCGGCACGCAGTTCGACTACATCGACGTGAACCCGGTGCTGGTCGGCACGGCCGTGTCGATCGCCGCGCACGAGCGCGAGGACGAGTTCGCGCGCAAGCGGCTGTTCGAGCCGCTCGGCTTCGCGCACTACCGCTGGAGCGGCGCCGACGGCACCGGTGCGGTGGCGGGCGGCTGGGGCCTGCGGCTGCGTGCGGTCGACATGGCGAAGATCGGCATGCTGCTGCTCGACCACGGTCAGTGGAACGGCAAGCAGGTCGTACCGGCCGGCTGGGTGCGGCAGATGACGACGCCGTCGCCGGCCGCGGCCGATTACGGCTACTACTGCTGGATCAGCCACGTCGTCGAACACGGCACGCCGGAATTCGGCGCGATGGGCTTCAAGGGGCAGTTCATCACGGTGCTGCCCGCGCAGCGCGCGGTCGTCGTGATGACGAGCCTGCTGCCGACCGACGGCGGCTTGCGCGACGCAACCTACCTGAACCTGTATCGCCGGATGGTGAGCGACTACATCCTGCCCGCGCTCACGCCGGCGCAGCCGCCGGTCGAGCGCGCGGAAACGACGCAGGCGCTGCGCGACGAGCTGGCGCGCAGCCGCGAGACGAAGGGCGTGCCCGGCACGGCCGCCGCATTCAACGATGCGCCGGAGATTTGA
- the hydA gene encoding dihydropyrimidinase, whose translation MSNDLDFVIRHADVVTAADRFSCDIGIRAGRVAMLGHGLPRASRELDASGMLVMPGGVDAHCHLDQPMPDGLRMADDFLSGTRSALCGGTTTVIPFAAQAKGQSLQAAVDDYHRRADGRALVDYGFHLIVADPTPHVLAEELPRLIANGYTSFKVYMTYDDLKLNDRQMLDVLSVAREHGALVMVHAENSDCIGWLTERLLGDGHVAPRFHAHARPAVVEREATHRAIAFAELVDVPILIVHVSGAEAIEQIRWGQSRGLPILAETCPQYLYLTAADLGHDDHGYEGAKCVCSPPPRDPANQQAVWKALKQGVFSVFSSDHAPFNYDDPCGKHPGGQAVSFDHIPNGIPGLETRLPLLFDGVRHGRLSLHQFVELTSLRPAKLYGLYPRKGTIAVGADADIVVWDPDKRVRIANASLHHAVDYTPYEGIEVTGWPRHCFSRGELLVEDGRLLAAEPGRGQFVPAGKPCLD comes from the coding sequence ATGTCGAACGATCTCGATTTCGTGATCCGTCACGCCGACGTCGTCACGGCGGCGGACCGGTTCTCGTGCGACATCGGCATTCGCGCGGGGCGCGTGGCCATGCTCGGCCACGGGCTGCCGCGCGCGTCGCGCGAGCTCGATGCGAGCGGAATGCTCGTGATGCCGGGCGGCGTCGATGCGCACTGCCACCTCGACCAGCCGATGCCCGACGGGCTGCGGATGGCCGACGATTTCCTGTCCGGCACGCGCTCGGCGCTGTGCGGCGGCACGACGACCGTGATCCCGTTCGCCGCGCAGGCGAAAGGGCAGTCGCTGCAGGCGGCCGTCGACGACTATCACCGGCGCGCCGACGGGCGCGCGCTGGTCGACTACGGCTTTCACCTGATCGTCGCCGATCCGACGCCGCACGTGCTGGCCGAGGAGCTGCCGCGGCTGATCGCGAACGGCTACACGTCGTTCAAGGTGTACATGACCTACGACGACCTGAAGCTGAACGACCGCCAGATGCTCGACGTGCTGTCGGTCGCGCGCGAGCACGGCGCGCTCGTGATGGTGCATGCGGAGAATTCGGACTGCATCGGCTGGCTCACCGAGCGGCTGCTCGGCGACGGCCACGTCGCGCCGCGTTTCCATGCGCATGCGCGGCCGGCCGTGGTCGAACGCGAAGCGACGCATCGTGCGATCGCGTTCGCGGAGCTCGTCGACGTGCCGATCCTGATCGTGCACGTGTCGGGCGCGGAGGCGATCGAGCAGATCCGCTGGGGGCAGTCGCGCGGGCTGCCGATCCTCGCCGAGACCTGCCCGCAATACCTGTATCTGACGGCCGCCGATCTCGGCCATGACGATCACGGCTATGAAGGCGCAAAGTGCGTATGCAGCCCGCCGCCGCGCGATCCGGCGAACCAGCAGGCCGTGTGGAAGGCGCTGAAGCAGGGCGTATTCTCGGTGTTCTCGTCCGACCATGCGCCGTTCAACTACGACGATCCGTGCGGCAAGCATCCGGGCGGGCAGGCCGTTTCGTTCGACCATATCCCGAACGGGATTCCGGGGCTCGAGACGCGGCTGCCGCTGCTGTTCGACGGCGTGCGTCACGGGCGGCTGTCGCTGCACCAGTTCGTCGAGCTCACGTCGCTGCGCCCCGCGAAGCTGTACGGGCTGTATCCGCGCAAGGGGACGATCGCGGTCGGCGCCGACGCGGACATCGTCGTGTGGGATCCGGACAAGCGCGTGCGGATCGCGAATGCGTCGCTGCATCATGCGGTCGACTACACGCCGTACGAAGGGATCGAGGTGACGGGCTGGCCGCGTCATTGCTTCTCGCGCGGCGAGCTGCTCGTCGAGGACGGCCGGCTGCTCGCGGCCGAACCGGGGCGCGGGCAGTTCGTGCCGGCCGGCAAGCCGTGCCTCGATTGA
- a CDS encoding MFS transporter: MSSTSGVAALTVGKSAVRWKIFVVMLSLIAINYVDRASLSVAMPYISQEFNIGPAMEGLILSSFFWTYAVMQIPGGMLADRFKPRIVIATATVFWGFFQAIAALCTNAPSLLLTRLGLGAAEAPIYPAGGKLNAIWMTQTERGRGATLLDGGAPLGAALGAVLIAGLIAVLGSWRLAFAVAGVGTVLAGLLAWHYIRNSPREHAGVNDLEAEYIEASHASDLAAEPAGASGRSRDFFKYRSVWCMFFGWMCFNSVFYGLLTWMPNYLHKVHGFDIKQMGGSTFIIFFSGFVGELLGGWIADKWKAAGGRPNVVMRTLFGIAAVIATVSIFSVAYVKDPVVCVALLSSTLFFLRWCGLYWCIPSSLGTRNKIGFLGGLMNLGGNIGGVTVPIVVGAIVQFTGSYFLALMVFAAAGVGLLVCSSAIDYENKLPV, translated from the coding sequence ATGTCTTCAACCTCCGGTGTCGCCGCCCTGACGGTCGGCAAATCCGCTGTTCGCTGGAAGATATTCGTCGTCATGCTGAGCCTCATCGCGATCAACTACGTCGATCGCGCGTCACTGTCCGTCGCCATGCCTTACATCTCGCAGGAGTTCAATATCGGGCCCGCGATGGAGGGTCTGATCCTCAGTTCGTTCTTCTGGACCTATGCCGTGATGCAGATCCCGGGCGGGATGCTGGCCGACCGGTTCAAGCCGCGCATCGTGATCGCGACGGCGACCGTGTTCTGGGGCTTCTTCCAGGCGATCGCCGCGCTGTGCACGAACGCACCGTCGCTGCTGCTCACGCGCCTCGGCCTCGGCGCGGCCGAAGCGCCGATCTACCCGGCCGGCGGCAAGCTCAACGCGATCTGGATGACGCAGACCGAGCGCGGCCGCGGCGCCACGCTGCTCGACGGCGGCGCGCCGCTCGGTGCGGCCCTGGGCGCGGTGCTGATCGCCGGGCTGATCGCGGTGCTCGGCTCGTGGCGGCTCGCGTTCGCGGTGGCCGGCGTCGGCACCGTGCTGGCCGGGCTGCTCGCGTGGCACTACATCCGCAACTCGCCGCGCGAGCATGCGGGCGTCAACGACCTCGAAGCCGAATACATCGAGGCGTCGCATGCGAGCGATCTCGCGGCCGAGCCGGCCGGCGCGTCGGGCCGTTCGCGCGACTTCTTCAAGTACCGCTCGGTGTGGTGCATGTTCTTCGGCTGGATGTGCTTCAACAGCGTGTTCTACGGGCTGCTCACGTGGATGCCGAACTACCTGCACAAGGTTCATGGCTTCGACATCAAGCAGATGGGCGGCTCGACTTTCATCATCTTTTTCAGCGGCTTCGTCGGCGAACTGCTCGGCGGCTGGATCGCCGACAAGTGGAAGGCCGCGGGCGGCCGCCCGAACGTCGTGATGCGCACGCTGTTCGGCATCGCCGCGGTGATCGCCACGGTGTCGATCTTCTCGGTCGCGTATGTGAAGGACCCCGTCGTGTGCGTCGCGCTGCTGTCGTCGACGCTGTTCTTCCTGCGCTGGTGCGGGCTGTACTGGTGCATCCCGTCGTCGCTCGGCACGCGCAACAAGATCGGCTTCCTCGGCGGCCTGATGAACCTCGGCGGCAACATCGGCGGCGTCACCGTGCCGATCGTCGTCGGCGCGATCGTGCAGTTCACCGGCTCCTACTTCCTTGCGCTGATGGTGTTCGCGGCGGCCGGCGTCGGCCTGCTCGTGTGCTCCAGCGCGATCGACTACGAAAACAAGCTCCCCGTCTGA
- a CDS encoding serine hydrolase domain-containing protein, translating into MIANPDAWPGSRRPASRAVPFVRRLLARLATLLIGSGALAPVPTMSAAHAADARPPLHETGIEAAAPEDVGVDSRKLVELSRWIREQKLDVYSLLVVKDGKLIFERYGAKASRDSTYELYSVTKAVTSLVAGILVDQGAVHLDEPVAARLAAWRPDLGGALADKRGIELKHVLSMSSGLHYDFSPKDDPIYYTAPDRLKLAASAAPKVAPGTAFEYTDVNPILASAMLSAAAGEPVERYAQAHLFAPLDMKRATWERADRTGLVSAGWGLRLRAVDMAKIGMLVLDGGRWQGRQVVPQAWIAQMTAPRVSPHFGYYWWINNIVESEPEFDAMGFKGQFITVLPKRNTVIVMTGVLPIDGGLRDAENVKLFRRMVNGYILPALDVGRASGPGSGGVDTRVALRDELEVSARSAGVPGTQVDATDLPK; encoded by the coding sequence ATGATCGCCAATCCGGATGCATGGCCCGGTTCGCGACGGCCCGCATCGCGCGCCGTGCCTTTCGTGCGCCGGCTGCTCGCGCGGCTTGCGACGCTGCTGATCGGCAGCGGTGCGCTCGCGCCGGTGCCGACGATGTCGGCGGCGCACGCGGCCGATGCACGGCCGCCGCTGCATGAAACCGGTATCGAAGCCGCTGCGCCGGAGGACGTCGGCGTCGATTCGCGCAAGCTCGTCGAGCTGTCGCGCTGGATCCGCGAGCAGAAGCTCGATGTGTACAGCCTGCTCGTCGTGAAGGACGGCAAGCTGATCTTCGAGCGCTACGGCGCGAAGGCGTCGCGCGATTCGACCTACGAGCTGTACTCGGTGACGAAGGCCGTGACGTCGCTCGTCGCGGGCATCCTGGTCGATCAGGGCGCCGTGCATCTCGACGAGCCGGTGGCCGCGCGGCTCGCCGCGTGGCGTCCCGACCTCGGCGGCGCGCTCGCGGACAAGCGAGGCATCGAGCTGAAGCACGTGCTGTCGATGTCGAGCGGCCTGCATTACGACTTCAGCCCGAAGGACGATCCGATCTACTACACCGCGCCCGACCGGCTGAAGCTTGCTGCTTCGGCCGCGCCGAAGGTCGCGCCCGGCACCGCGTTCGAATACACCGACGTGAACCCGATCCTCGCGTCAGCGATGTTGAGCGCGGCGGCCGGCGAACCCGTCGAGCGCTATGCGCAGGCGCATCTGTTCGCCCCGCTCGACATGAAGCGCGCGACATGGGAGCGTGCGGATCGCACGGGGCTCGTGTCGGCCGGCTGGGGTTTGCGGCTGCGCGCGGTCGACATGGCGAAGATCGGCATGCTCGTGCTCGACGGTGGGCGCTGGCAGGGGCGGCAGGTGGTGCCGCAGGCATGGATCGCGCAGATGACGGCGCCGCGTGTGTCGCCGCATTTCGGCTACTACTGGTGGATCAACAACATCGTCGAGAGCGAGCCCGAATTCGACGCGATGGGCTTCAAGGGGCAATTCATCACGGTGCTGCCGAAGCGCAACACGGTGATCGTGATGACGGGCGTGCTGCCGATTGACGGTGGCCTGCGCGATGCGGAGAACGTGAAGCTGTTCCGGCGGATGGTGAACGGCTACATCCTGCCGGCGCTCGATGTCGGGCGGGCGTCGGGGCCGGGCTCGGGCGGCGTCGATACGCGCGTGGCGCTGCGCGACGAGCTTGAAGTGAGTGCGCGCTCCGCAGGCGTGCCCGGCACGCAGGTCGATGCGACGGATCTGCCGAAGTAG
- a CDS encoding maleate cis-trans isomerase family protein: protein MKKRTLLGMLTPSSNTSLEPLTSAMVAGLPGVSAHFARFPVTEISLTGQALGQFDDDKIIQAAMLLADAKVDVIAWNGTSSGWLGFEADERLCERITAATGIPATTSVLALNEILKKTNAHEFGLVTPYLDDVQTKIVDNYRRSGLNCIAERHLNLKVNFSFSEVTGDEIGNMVREVAAAGPRAISIFCTNLNAAHLVPALEEETGIPIYDTISTVVWKSLQLADYDTRQVKGWGRLFGEVI, encoded by the coding sequence ATGAAGAAACGTACCCTGCTCGGCATGCTCACCCCGTCCTCCAACACGTCGCTCGAACCGCTGACGAGCGCGATGGTCGCCGGCCTGCCGGGCGTGTCCGCGCACTTCGCGCGCTTTCCGGTCACCGAGATCTCGTTGACGGGCCAGGCGCTCGGCCAGTTCGACGACGACAAGATCATCCAGGCCGCGATGCTGCTCGCCGACGCGAAGGTCGACGTGATCGCATGGAACGGCACGTCGTCGGGCTGGCTCGGCTTCGAGGCCGACGAGCGGCTGTGCGAGCGCATCACCGCGGCGACCGGCATTCCGGCCACCACGTCGGTGCTCGCGCTCAACGAGATCCTGAAGAAGACGAACGCGCACGAATTCGGCCTCGTCACGCCGTATCTCGACGACGTGCAGACGAAGATCGTCGACAACTATCGCCGTTCGGGGCTGAACTGCATCGCCGAGCGCCACCTGAACCTGAAGGTCAATTTCTCGTTCTCCGAAGTGACGGGCGACGAGATCGGCAACATGGTGCGCGAAGTCGCGGCCGCCGGCCCGCGCGCGATCTCGATCTTCTGCACGAACCTGAATGCCGCGCACCTGGTGCCGGCGCTCGAGGAGGAAACGGGCATCCCGATCTACGACACGATCTCGACCGTCGTGTGGAAGTCGCTGCAGCTTGCCGACTACGACACGCGGCAGGTGAAGGGCTGGGGCCGTCTCTTCGGCGAAGTGATCTGA
- a CDS encoding GntR family transcriptional regulator, whose amino-acid sequence MSQTPRNPLLLRTRGMAAEIAARLRVMIDEGELPPGARIDEKELSLAFDVSKTPLREALKVLVAEGAVTHRQYIGYRVASIDLDDLVSTFELLHGLEAMAGELLRQRIGTATLAALQAKHRKMVECHEAGKRVEYFRLNQQIHQMIVDAAGNPVLSGIYASLMSKVHRARGAANTDTLRWAESLHEHEDIMAALADPDHAVLPQVLRSHSENTAREVLAILDRARAADAPEQRSAGA is encoded by the coding sequence ATGAGCCAGACACCCCGCAATCCCCTGCTTCTGCGCACGCGCGGCATGGCCGCCGAGATCGCCGCGCGCCTGCGCGTGATGATCGACGAGGGCGAATTGCCGCCCGGCGCGCGGATCGACGAAAAGGAACTCAGCCTCGCGTTCGACGTGTCGAAAACGCCGCTGCGCGAAGCGCTGAAGGTGCTCGTCGCGGAAGGCGCCGTCACGCATCGCCAGTACATCGGCTATCGCGTCGCGTCGATCGACCTCGACGACCTGGTCTCGACGTTCGAGCTGCTGCACGGGCTCGAGGCGATGGCGGGCGAGTTGCTGCGCCAGCGGATCGGCACGGCGACGCTCGCCGCGCTGCAGGCGAAGCACCGGAAGATGGTCGAGTGTCATGAAGCCGGCAAGCGCGTCGAATACTTCCGGCTGAACCAGCAGATTCATCAGATGATCGTCGACGCGGCCGGCAACCCCGTGCTGTCGGGCATCTATGCGTCGCTGATGTCGAAGGTGCACCGCGCGCGGGGCGCCGCGAACACGGACACGCTGCGCTGGGCCGAGTCGCTGCACGAGCACGAGGACATCATGGCCGCGCTTGCCGACCCCGACCATGCGGTGCTGCCGCAGGTATTGCGCAGCCATTCGGAAAACACCGCGCGCGAGGTGCTCGCGATCCTCGATCGCGCGCGCGCGGCCGACGCGCCGGAGCAGCGCTCGGCCGGCGCGTGA
- a CDS encoding aspartate aminotransferase family protein yields MPSRHGVDLIRARALFDRERQAFTEAMPVSRALSAEASEHLLFGVPLHWMQDWSTPFSLYVKEARGATFTDVDDHRYVDFCLGDTGAMFGHAPEPVARALVEQATRGYTTMLPSEDAAWVSRELARRFKLPVWQFALSASDANRFVLRWARAATGRNTIVVFNGCYHGTVDDVFVDLVDGRPVQRDSLLGQSYDLLANTRVVEFNDLAALEAALKDGDVACVLAEPAMTNIGMVLPDAGFWDAARELTRRYGTLLVIDETHTISSGPGGYAVAHDLEPDMLVVGKPIAGGVPCAVYGFSAEFAERAKQAKLNAPPGHSGIGTTLTANMLAMHAMRATLAEVATDAAYAHMFELAARLATGLEQAIAKHGLPWCVTRIGARTEFQFAPEPPRNGTLAGAQLDSELEHIVHLYLLNRGVLITPFHNMMLVCPQTTADDVDRLVAQFDACLGELV; encoded by the coding sequence TTGCCTTCCCGCCACGGAGTCGACCTCATCCGCGCCCGCGCATTGTTCGATCGCGAGCGCCAAGCGTTCACCGAAGCCATGCCGGTCTCCCGCGCCCTGTCCGCGGAAGCATCCGAGCACTTGCTGTTCGGCGTGCCGCTGCACTGGATGCAGGACTGGTCGACACCGTTCTCGCTGTATGTGAAGGAGGCGCGCGGCGCAACGTTCACCGACGTCGACGACCATCGCTACGTCGATTTCTGTCTCGGCGATACGGGCGCGATGTTCGGCCACGCGCCCGAACCGGTCGCCCGCGCGCTCGTCGAACAAGCCACGCGCGGCTACACGACGATGCTGCCGAGCGAAGACGCCGCATGGGTATCGCGCGAACTCGCACGCCGCTTCAAGCTGCCGGTCTGGCAATTCGCATTGAGCGCCAGCGACGCGAACCGCTTCGTGCTGCGCTGGGCGCGCGCGGCCACCGGCCGCAACACGATCGTCGTGTTCAACGGCTGTTATCACGGCACGGTCGACGACGTGTTCGTCGATCTCGTCGACGGCCGCCCGGTGCAGCGCGACAGCCTGCTCGGGCAGTCCTACGATCTGCTCGCCAACACGCGCGTCGTCGAATTCAACGACCTGGCCGCGCTTGAAGCCGCATTGAAGGACGGCGACGTCGCGTGCGTGCTCGCCGAGCCCGCGATGACGAACATCGGGATGGTGCTGCCCGACGCGGGCTTCTGGGACGCCGCGCGCGAACTGACGCGCCGCTACGGCACGCTGCTGGTGATCGACGAGACGCACACGATCAGCAGCGGCCCCGGCGGCTACGCGGTCGCGCACGATCTCGAACCGGACATGCTGGTGGTCGGCAAGCCGATTGCGGGCGGCGTGCCGTGCGCGGTGTACGGCTTCAGCGCGGAATTCGCGGAACGCGCGAAGCAGGCGAAGCTGAACGCGCCACCCGGCCATTCGGGCATCGGCACAACGCTCACCGCGAACATGCTCGCGATGCATGCGATGCGCGCGACGCTGGCCGAAGTCGCGACCGACGCCGCGTATGCGCACATGTTCGAACTCGCCGCACGGCTGGCGACGGGCCTCGAGCAGGCGATCGCGAAACACGGGCTGCCGTGGTGCGTGACGCGCATCGGCGCGCGCACCGAATTCCAGTTCGCGCCCGAGCCGCCACGCAACGGCACGCTGGCCGGCGCGCAGCTCGACAGCGAACTCGAACACATCGTGCACCTGTACCTGCTGAATCGCGGCGTGCTGATCACACCGTTCCACAACATGATGCTCGTGTGCCCGCAGACGACGGCCGACGATGTCGACCGGCTCGTCGCGCAGTTCGACGCGTGCCTGGGCGAACTGGTGTGA